A DNA window from Brenneria izadpanahii contains the following coding sequences:
- the ugpE gene encoding sn-glycerol-3-phosphate ABC transporter permease UgpE, producing the protein MIENRRGLDIFSHLMLVVGIIAVLFPLYVAIVTATLDNEQVFQTPMTLIPGTHLWENLRHIWQHGVANNAAPFGLMLFNSFVMALAITLGKITVSILSAYAIVYFRFPFRNLFFWMIFLTLMLPVEVRIFPTVEVISQLHMIDSYAGLTFPLMASATATFLFRQFFMTLPSELLEASRIDGAGPMRFFFDIVLPLSKTNLAALFVITFIYGWNQYLWPLLIISDANLGTAVAGIKSMIASGDVATQWNQVMTAMLVTMLPPLMVVLLMQRWFVRGLVDSEK; encoded by the coding sequence ATGATCGAAAATCGCCGCGGACTGGATATTTTCAGCCATCTAATGCTGGTGGTCGGCATCATCGCCGTACTCTTCCCGCTGTATGTCGCCATCGTCACCGCCACGCTGGATAACGAGCAGGTGTTTCAGACGCCGATGACGCTGATACCCGGCACCCACCTGTGGGAGAATCTGCGCCATATCTGGCAACACGGCGTGGCGAATAACGCCGCGCCCTTTGGGCTGATGCTGTTTAACAGTTTCGTCATGGCGCTGGCGATCACGCTGGGCAAAATCACGGTGTCCATATTATCCGCCTACGCCATCGTCTATTTTCGCTTTCCGTTCCGCAATCTGTTTTTCTGGATGATCTTTCTCACGCTGATGCTGCCGGTAGAGGTGCGCATCTTTCCCACGGTGGAAGTCATTTCCCAATTGCACATGATAGACAGCTACGCCGGACTAACGTTTCCGTTGATGGCATCGGCGACGGCAACCTTTCTGTTCCGGCAGTTTTTTATGACGCTGCCGAGCGAGCTGCTGGAAGCATCGCGCATTGACGGCGCCGGCCCGATGCGTTTCTTCTTCGATATCGTTCTACCGCTGTCGAAAACCAATCTGGCGGCGCTGTTCGTCATCACCTTTATCTACGGCTGGAACCAGTATCTGTGGCCGCTGCTGATCATCAGCGATGCGAACCTGGGGACGGCGGTGGCCGGGATCAAAAGTATGATCGCCTCCGGCGATGTCGCCACCCAATGGAATCAGGTTATGACGGCGATGCTGGTGACGATGCTGCCGCCCTTGATGGTCGTGTTGCTGATGCAGCGCTGGTTTGTTCGTGGTCTGGTTGATAGTGAGAAATAA
- a CDS encoding sn-glycerol-3-phosphate import ATP-binding protein UgpC — MACLKLQAVTKSYDGKTQVIHPIDLDVNDGEFIVMVGPSGCGKSTLLRMVAGLEQTTSGDIYIDNQRVTELEPKDRGIAMVFQNYALYPHMSVYDNMAYGLKIRGFGKTQIRQRVEEAARILELAPLLNRKPRELSGGQRQRVAMGRAIVREPAVFLFDEPLSNLDAKLRVQMRLELQQLHQRLKTTSLYVTHDQIEAMTLAQRVIVMNKGVAEQIGAPADIYRRPASLFVASFIGSPAMNLWPGRINDDGGRFEIGDALALPLPAAKPQWRGRELTLGVRPEHIQLTTSEADGIPLQVSTLELLGADNLAHGRWGEHNVIVRLSYEHCPAAGSTLWLHLPEQAWHLFDSQSGLRVE, encoded by the coding sequence ATGGCATGCTTAAAACTTCAGGCCGTTACCAAATCCTATGACGGTAAAACACAGGTTATTCATCCCATCGATCTCGATGTGAACGATGGCGAATTCATCGTAATGGTCGGCCCGTCCGGCTGCGGTAAATCCACGCTGCTGAGAATGGTTGCCGGGCTGGAGCAAACAACCAGCGGCGATATCTATATCGATAACCAGCGGGTCACCGAGCTGGAACCCAAAGATCGCGGCATTGCGATGGTGTTCCAGAACTATGCTCTTTATCCTCACATGAGCGTTTATGACAACATGGCCTATGGCCTGAAAATTCGCGGCTTCGGTAAAACACAAATTCGCCAGCGGGTGGAAGAGGCCGCGCGAATTCTGGAGCTGGCTCCGCTGCTGAATCGCAAACCGCGCGAATTATCGGGCGGACAGCGTCAGCGCGTGGCGATGGGACGCGCGATCGTGCGCGAACCCGCGGTATTTTTATTCGATGAACCCTTGTCAAACCTGGACGCCAAACTGCGGGTACAGATGCGGCTGGAATTGCAACAGCTGCATCAGCGGCTGAAAACCACCAGCCTCTATGTGACGCACGATCAGATTGAAGCCATGACGCTGGCCCAGCGCGTGATCGTGATGAATAAAGGCGTCGCCGAACAGATTGGCGCCCCCGCGGACATTTATCGCCGCCCGGCGTCGCTGTTTGTCGCCAGCTTCATCGGCTCGCCCGCCATGAACCTATGGCCGGGCAGAATCAACGATGACGGCGGCCGGTTTGAAATCGGCGACGCCTTAGCCCTGCCGCTGCCGGCGGCGAAACCGCAATGGCGCGGACGCGAGTTGACGCTGGGGGTAAGACCGGAGCATATTCAACTGACGACCAGCGAGGCGGACGGCATTCCGCTACAGGTATCGACACTGGAGCTGCTGGGTGCGGATAATCTGGCGCACGGACGGTGGGGCGAACACAATGTGATTGTGCGCCTCTCCTATGAACACTGTCCGGCGGCGGGCTCGACACTTTGGCTGCACTTGCCTGAACAGGCATGGCATTTGTTTGATTCGCAAAGCGGATTACGGGTGGAATAA